Proteins co-encoded in one Apteryx mantelli isolate bAptMan1 chromosome 4, bAptMan1.hap1, whole genome shotgun sequence genomic window:
- the LOC136991910 gene encoding olfactory receptor 4S2-like, which yields MENVSSVKEFILLGLSKNQGVQKIYFVVFLFFYIVTVAGNLLIVVTVVSSQSLNSPMYFFLCHLSIADTCFSSVTAPKMIADFLVEKKTISFGGCMAQLFGFHIFGGAEIFILTVMAYDRYFAICRPLHYTTLMTRRVCGWMVMGSWVGAFVHSLVQTLITVSLPFCGPNEIDHYLCDVRPLLQLACTDTYVVGVIDVANSGMISVVTFFILVTSYIVILFSLKRRTSEGRYKALSTCGSHITVVILFFGPCIFTYIRPSSSLSEEKRLAVFFSIITPMLNPLIYTLRNEEVKSAMRK from the coding sequence atggagaatgtaagcagtgtgaaggaattcattcttctgggcctttcaaagaaccaaggggtgcagaaaatatattttgtggtgtttttgttcttctatattgttactgtggcaggaaatctgctcatcgttgtcactgtagttagcagtcaaagtctgaactcccccatgtacttctttctctgccacctgtccattgcagatacttgcttctcttctgtcacagctcccaaaatgattgctgacttcctggttgagaagaaaaccatttcctttgggggttgcatggcacagctatttgggtttcatatctttggcggcgctgagatcttcatcctcacagtgatggcctatgatcgctactttgccatatgcagacccctgcactacaccaccctcatgaccaggcgtgtgtgtggctggatggtgatgggttcatgggtgggggcctttgtgcactccctggtgcagaccctcataaccgttagcctccctttttgtggccccaacgaaattgaccactacctctgtgatgtgcgtcccctactacaactggcctgtaccgacacctatgttgtgggcgtcattgacgttgccaatagtggaatgatttctgtggtcactttcttcatcctggtcacgtcctacattgtcattttgttttccttgaaaaggcgaacgtccgaagggcggtacaaagccctctccacctgtgggtcccacattactgtggtgattctcttctttgggccatgcatattcacctacatacgcccatccagcagtctctcggaggagaagaggttagctgtgtttttcagtatcatcacgcccatgctgaacccactcatctacacgctgagaaatgagga